Proteins encoded in a region of the Mycobacterium branderi genome:
- a CDS encoding MBL fold metallo-hydrolase, with translation MIELDTTEGPVLLLGDTAHHPVLLVEDGWTVRLDEDRMQAARARARVVEEMERTGAVAFGAHFPGGRGGRITRDKYGKRSWTT, from the coding sequence GTGATTGAACTCGACACGACCGAAGGTCCTGTCCTGCTGCTCGGTGACACCGCTCATCACCCGGTTCTGCTCGTTGAGGACGGCTGGACGGTCCGCCTCGATGAAGATCGCATGCAAGCCGCGCGTGCTCGCGCACGCGTCGTCGAGGAGATGGAACGCACCGGTGCCGTCGCCTTCGGTGCTCACTTTCCTGGTGGCCGCGGCGGTCGCATCACCCGTGACAAGTACGGCAAGCGATCTTGGACGACGTAG
- a CDS encoding MBL fold metallo-hydrolase, with protein MAINSLDYVDDARAGTDPGLFLEPPAPAPADWSTTPPWFDEAGWVLPMGGFLVRTEGRTVLIDAGIGPDTNTMMAGLDTPPSFEYSSELLNSLAALNVTPDEVTDVVLTHLHFDHIGWIAPRGEPVFPHARHVCHRGDIERMRADSGGDRAWAGVRGHVDAVSDLLVVADAERTEVADGVAPTAVRGTQPRQLRD; from the coding sequence ATGGCGATCAACAGCCTCGATTACGTCGACGATGCCCGCGCCGGCACCGATCCAGGCCTGTTCCTGGAACCGCCGGCGCCGGCCCCTGCGGACTGGTCGACGACGCCGCCGTGGTTCGACGAGGCAGGGTGGGTTCTTCCGATGGGTGGCTTCCTCGTCCGCACCGAGGGGCGGACGGTGCTCATCGACGCCGGAATAGGGCCCGACACGAACACGATGATGGCTGGGCTCGACACACCCCCGAGCTTCGAGTACAGCAGTGAACTGTTGAACTCTCTTGCCGCCTTGAACGTCACACCCGATGAAGTCACCGATGTCGTCCTGACCCATCTGCACTTCGATCACATCGGATGGATCGCACCGCGTGGCGAGCCCGTCTTCCCGCACGCCAGGCACGTGTGTCACCGCGGCGACATCGAGCGGATGCGGGCGGACAGCGGCGGCGATCGGGCATGGGCGGGTGTTCGTGGACACGTCGACGCGGTATCCGACTTGCTGGTCGTTGCCGACGCCGAACGAACCGAGGTCGCCGACGGGGTTGCCCCTACGGCTGTTCGCGGGACACAGCCCAGGCAACTGCGTGATTGA
- a CDS encoding TetR/AcrR family transcriptional regulator, translating to MTNERPPRADAARNRARVLAAAYEAFASEGLSVSLDEIARRAGVGAGTVHRHFPAKVDLASAVIRDRLTTIVEEGRSLLETDGPAALFAFTRLLVLEWGAADRGLRDALAALGADINSVIPEGMDTFLKMLDELLATAQQAGVVRPDIDARGMKAILVGCQAMREFDPERAPALLDTVIDGLRVKA from the coding sequence GTGACTAACGAACGTCCGCCGCGAGCCGACGCTGCCCGCAACCGAGCCCGCGTGCTTGCCGCGGCTTACGAGGCGTTCGCCTCCGAAGGACTGTCGGTCTCTCTCGACGAAATCGCCAGACGCGCCGGCGTCGGAGCGGGAACCGTTCATCGACACTTCCCCGCCAAGGTGGATCTGGCGAGCGCCGTCATCCGCGATCGGCTGACGACGATCGTCGAGGAGGGCCGTAGCCTCCTCGAAACCGACGGCCCGGCAGCGCTGTTCGCGTTCACGCGACTGCTGGTCTTGGAGTGGGGCGCAGCCGATCGCGGACTACGCGATGCGCTGGCCGCATTGGGCGCCGACATCAATTCGGTCATACCGGAGGGAATGGACACGTTCCTGAAGATGCTCGACGAGCTGCTGGCGACCGCACAGCAGGCTGGTGTCGTCCGTCCCGACATCGACGCACGAGGAATGAAGGCGATTCTCGTCGGGTGTCAGGCGATGCGCGAATTCGACCCCGAACGCGCGCCGGCCCTCCTCGATACCGTGATCGATGGCCTGCGCGTAAAGGCCTGA
- a CDS encoding SDR family NAD(P)-dependent oxidoreductase codes for MSGNDLTGFTAFVTGGSSGMGFEMAKELLAHGATVTIGARAGSKLDNAQETLRREGYDVHAVHLDVRDEKSVDEAAKWFFDKFDHLDMLVNNAGLGYNADGMTFGEADPQFYDIPPSTFNAIVETNFTGVFLVSRAFVPVMVKQRRGRVVNVSTSTSTMERMGMIPYGPSKAAMEAMSRIQAQELKDLGVTVNVICPGGLTDTGMTDAIKTQLSELGSPMLGADILNEVILFLSSPQSDGLTGEKIVGAEFAEWLESKNISFSKGNVRG; via the coding sequence ATGAGCGGCAACGACCTGACCGGCTTCACCGCGTTCGTCACCGGAGGATCCAGTGGCATGGGCTTCGAGATGGCGAAGGAGTTACTCGCCCACGGGGCCACGGTGACAATCGGCGCACGAGCCGGCTCGAAGCTGGACAACGCGCAGGAAACGCTGCGACGGGAAGGCTACGACGTCCACGCTGTTCACCTCGATGTCCGGGACGAAAAATCAGTCGACGAGGCCGCGAAGTGGTTCTTCGACAAGTTCGATCACCTGGACATGTTGGTCAACAATGCCGGGCTCGGTTACAACGCAGACGGCATGACCTTCGGAGAGGCGGACCCCCAGTTCTACGACATCCCCCCGTCCACGTTCAACGCCATTGTGGAAACGAACTTCACTGGAGTGTTCCTCGTTTCACGAGCATTCGTCCCGGTCATGGTTAAACAGCGGCGGGGCAGGGTGGTCAACGTTTCCACCAGCACCAGCACGATGGAGCGGATGGGAATGATTCCCTACGGACCGTCGAAGGCCGCCATGGAGGCGATGTCGCGAATCCAGGCCCAGGAACTCAAGGATCTCGGGGTCACGGTCAATGTGATCTGCCCCGGTGGATTAACTGACACCGGCATGACCGATGCGATCAAGACACAACTCAGCGAGCTTGGTTCGCCGATGCTCGGGGCGGACATCCTGAACGAAGTCATCCTGTTTCTGTCCTCTCCGCAATCCGATGGCCTGACAGGAGAGAAGATCGTGGGTGCGGAGTTCGCGGAATGGCTTGAGAGCAAGAACATCTCGTTCAGCAAAGGCAACGTCCGTGGGTGA
- a CDS encoding protein adenylyltransferase SelO, whose product MSVTPDTTVVLDDRFRRELPELAIPWKAEPVAEPRLLVLNEPLAAELNLDAAWLHGPDGLRFLVGNLVPDGADPVAQAYAGHQFGGFVPRLGDGRALLLGELVDADGHRRDLHLKGSGPTPFARGGDGLAAVGPMLREYVVSEAMHALGIPTTRSLAVVATGRPVQRETPLPGAVLCRVASSHLRVGSFQYAALTGDVDLLQRLADHAIARHHPRAAEAEQPYLALLEAVIAVQASLVAQWMLVGFVHGVMNTDNMTISGETIDYGPCAFMEAYDPATVFSSIDFWGRYAYGNQPAIAEWNLGAFAEALLPLLADDREQAVAVAVETLSGFRPRYDAAWSTSMRTKLGLSHDADELISELPPLLEHNKVDYTSFFRQLSRAARGEEADLAGFDDWLARWLPLAPDANAMDRANPVYIPRNHLVEEALAAATDGDLAPLEKLLAALSEPYRERPEFERYAKPAPEDFGTYQTFCGT is encoded by the coding sequence GTGAGCGTTACACCGGACACGACCGTCGTCCTGGACGACCGCTTCCGCCGTGAGCTACCGGAGTTGGCGATCCCTTGGAAGGCCGAACCGGTTGCCGAGCCGCGACTGCTCGTCCTCAACGAACCGCTGGCCGCCGAACTCAACCTTGACGCCGCGTGGTTGCACGGCCCCGACGGGCTGAGGTTTTTGGTCGGCAACCTGGTGCCCGACGGCGCCGATCCGGTTGCGCAGGCCTATGCCGGTCACCAGTTCGGCGGGTTCGTCCCGCGCCTCGGCGACGGGCGCGCCCTGCTGCTGGGCGAGCTCGTGGACGCCGACGGGCATCGTCGCGACCTTCACCTCAAGGGGTCCGGGCCCACGCCCTTCGCGCGCGGCGGCGACGGGTTGGCCGCCGTCGGCCCGATGTTGCGCGAGTACGTGGTCAGCGAGGCGATGCACGCCCTCGGTATCCCGACGACCCGATCGCTTGCCGTGGTGGCGACCGGGCGCCCGGTACAACGCGAAACGCCGTTGCCGGGAGCCGTGCTGTGCCGCGTCGCCAGCAGCCACCTGCGGGTGGGCAGCTTCCAGTACGCGGCGCTCACCGGCGACGTCGACTTGCTGCAGCGCCTGGCTGACCACGCGATCGCCCGCCACCACCCGCGCGCCGCGGAGGCCGAGCAGCCCTACCTCGCGCTGCTCGAAGCGGTGATCGCCGTCCAGGCGTCGCTGGTGGCGCAATGGATGCTGGTCGGGTTCGTGCACGGGGTGATGAACACCGACAACATGACGATCTCGGGCGAGACCATCGACTACGGGCCGTGCGCCTTCATGGAGGCCTACGACCCGGCCACGGTGTTCAGCTCAATCGACTTCTGGGGCCGCTACGCCTACGGCAACCAGCCGGCCATCGCCGAGTGGAACCTCGGCGCGTTCGCCGAGGCCCTCCTTCCGCTGCTCGCCGACGATCGGGAGCAGGCGGTCGCGGTTGCCGTGGAGACGCTGAGCGGTTTTCGGCCGCGCTACGACGCCGCGTGGTCGACCAGCATGCGGACCAAACTCGGCCTGTCCCACGACGCCGACGAACTGATCAGCGAGCTGCCCCCATTACTGGAGCACAACAAGGTCGACTACACCTCGTTCTTCCGCCAACTCAGCCGAGCGGCACGTGGCGAGGAAGCTGACCTCGCGGGGTTCGACGACTGGTTGGCACGCTGGCTGCCGCTGGCTCCGGACGCCAACGCGATGGACCGCGCCAACCCCGTCTACATTCCCCGCAACCATCTCGTCGAGGAGGCTCTGGCCGCCGCCACTGACGGTGATCTGGCCCCGCTCGAGAAGCTGCTCGCGGCGCTGTCCGAGCCCTACCGGGAACGACCGGAATTCGAGCGCTACGCCAAGCCCGCTCCCGAAGACTTCGGCACATACCAAACCTTTTGCGGCACTTGA
- the qcrB gene encoding cytochrome bc1 complex cytochrome b subunit — translation MSPKRADTAANLGNAIDSRYHPSAALRRQLNKVFPTHWSFLLGEIALYSFIVLLITGVYLTLFFDPSMSEVTYNGVYQPLRGVQMSRAYESALDISFEVRGGLFVRQIHHWAALMFAAAIMVHLARVFFTGAFRRPREANWVTGVALLVLAMAEGYLGYSLPDDLLSGTGLRTALSSITLGLPLVGTWLHWALFGGDFPGDAIIPRLYALHILIIPAIILALIAIHLAMLWFQKHTQFPGPGRTERNVVGVRVMPVFAVKSGAFFAIIVGVLGLMGGLLQINPIWNLGPYKPSQISAGSQPDFYLMWTEGLMRLWPAWEIYIGHYTISAVVGVVAVLATVVTALLTYPWIERKLTGDVAHHNLLQRPRDVPVRTAIGAMAISFYLVLTLAAMNDVIAYKFHVSLNATTWIGRIGMVILPPLVYYITYRWAVGLQRSDREVLEHGIETGIIKRLPHGAYIEVHQPLGPTPLTYQGAPVPKLMNRLGSGGAPPAGSLLTADPESEREALAVAAHASTRRALTTLRERQDGAPTP, via the coding sequence ATGAGTCCGAAACGTGCTGATACTGCCGCGAATCTGGGCAATGCGATCGATTCGCGATATCACCCCTCGGCCGCCCTGCGCCGCCAGCTGAACAAGGTCTTCCCCACCCACTGGTCATTCCTGCTCGGCGAGATCGCCCTGTACAGCTTCATCGTCCTGCTCATCACCGGCGTGTACCTGACGCTGTTCTTCGACCCGTCGATGAGCGAGGTCACCTACAACGGCGTGTACCAACCGCTGCGCGGCGTGCAGATGTCGCGGGCCTACGAATCAGCGCTCGACATCAGCTTCGAGGTGCGCGGCGGCCTGTTCGTGCGCCAGATCCACCACTGGGCCGCGCTGATGTTCGCCGCGGCGATCATGGTGCACCTCGCCCGGGTCTTCTTCACCGGCGCGTTTCGCCGCCCGCGGGAGGCCAACTGGGTCACCGGTGTGGCGCTGCTCGTGCTGGCGATGGCCGAGGGATATCTCGGTTATTCGCTGCCTGACGACCTGCTATCGGGAACCGGATTGCGCACAGCGCTGTCTTCGATCACGCTCGGCTTACCACTTGTCGGCACCTGGCTGCATTGGGCGCTGTTCGGCGGCGACTTCCCCGGCGATGCGATCATCCCCCGGCTGTACGCCCTGCACATCCTGATCATTCCGGCAATCATCCTGGCGCTCATCGCAATTCATCTGGCGATGCTGTGGTTTCAGAAACACACCCAGTTCCCCGGACCCGGCCGCACCGAGCGCAACGTCGTCGGGGTGCGCGTGATGCCGGTATTCGCGGTCAAGTCCGGCGCCTTCTTCGCGATCATCGTCGGCGTGCTGGGCCTCATGGGTGGGCTGTTGCAGATCAACCCGATCTGGAACCTGGGGCCCTACAAGCCATCTCAGATCTCCGCTGGCTCACAGCCCGACTTCTACCTCATGTGGACCGAGGGCCTGATGCGCCTGTGGCCGGCCTGGGAGATCTACATCGGCCACTACACCATCTCCGCGGTCGTCGGCGTGGTCGCAGTGCTGGCAACGGTGGTGACCGCGTTGCTCACCTATCCGTGGATCGAGCGCAAGCTGACCGGCGACGTCGCCCACCACAACCTGCTGCAGCGGCCACGAGATGTCCCCGTGCGCACGGCAATTGGTGCGATGGCGATCAGTTTCTACCTGGTGCTTACGCTCGCCGCGATGAACGACGTCATCGCCTACAAGTTCCATGTCTCGCTCAACGCGACGACTTGGATCGGACGCATCGGGATGGTGATCCTGCCGCCGCTGGTCTACTACATCACCTACCGATGGGCGGTCGGGCTGCAGCGCAGCGACCGCGAGGTACTCGAGCACGGCATCGAAACCGGCATCATCAAACGGTTGCCGCACGGCGCCTACATCGAAGTGCACCAGCCGCTCGGTCCGACCCCGCTGACATATCAAGGCGCACCGGTACCCAAGCTGATGAACCGGCTCGGCTCCGGTGGCGCTCCCCCAGCCGGAAGCCTGCTCACCGCCGACCCCGAATCCGAACGCGAAGCACTCGCCGTCGCCGCACACGCGTCCACGCGACGCGCGCTCACTACGCTGCGG